One segment of Macrotis lagotis isolate mMagLag1 chromosome 1, bilby.v1.9.chrom.fasta, whole genome shotgun sequence DNA contains the following:
- the LOC141509654 gene encoding olfactory receptor 2AJ1-like: MRGEKNQTFESDFILLGILDPNQYGLLLLLLILIMFVLAIMGNTVLILLIHLDSRLHTPMYMLLQHLSFTDIMNSSNVVPMMAFNYLSGRKSITFAGCGLQLFLYVIFLGVECLILTAMSYDRYVAICHPLRYPILMNHRISVILAAICWIGGTINSIVHSTYVLLLPYCGIRTIDHFFCEIPALWRLSCVDTSQYEEKVYVSAVFFFLIPFSIILISYGQILRIVLHMKSKEAQKKAFSTCSSHLTVVAIYYGSCIFTYLRPKSSHTPGQDKILAMSYTILAPMLNPIIYSLRNKDVLCALKKVFDKALSHGN, encoded by the coding sequence ATGAGGGGGGAAAAGAATCAGACTTTTGAGAGTGACTTCATTCTATTAGGAATATTGGATCCAAATCAGTATGGATTGCTACTCTTATTATTGATTCTCATCATGTTTGTCTTGGCAATTATGGGGAACacagttttgattcttcttattCACCTTGATTCCCGGCTCCACACTCCAATGTACATGCTTCTCCAGCATCTCTCCTTCACTGATATCATGAACAGCTCCAATGTTGTTCCCATGATGGCCTTTAACTACCTATCTGGAAGAAAATCCATCACATTTGCAGGTTGTGGGTTGCAGCTCTTCCTCTATGTCATCTTCTTGGGTGTTGAGTGCCTTATTCTCACAGCCATGTCCTATGATCGCTATGTAGCCATCTGCCACCCCCTGCGATATCCCATCCTCATGAACCATCGAATCAGTGTCATTTTGGCTGCTATCTGCTGGATTGGGGGAACCATCAACTCTATAGTTCATTCAACTTATGTGCTGCTTCTCCCATATTGTGGCATACGAACCATTGACCACTTTTTCTGTGAAATCCCAGCCTTGTGGAGACTCTCTTGTGTTGATACATCACAATATGAAGAAAAAGTCTATGTGAGTGCTGTATTCTTCTTCCTAATTCCTTTTTCCATCATCCTTATCTCATATGGTCAGATTCTCCGTATCGTGCTTCATATGAAATCTAAGGAGGCCCAGAAAAAAGCTTTCTCCACTTGTTCCTCCCACTTGACTGTCGTTGCCATATACTATGGTTCATGTATCTTTACTTACCTGAGACCAAAGTCCTCTCACACTCCTGGTCAGGATAAGATCTTAGCCATGTCATATACCATTCTTGCTCCCATGCTCAACCCGATCATCTACAGTCTCAGAAATAAAGATGTCTTATGTGCCCTGAAGAAGGTTTTTGATAAGGCTCTTAGTCATggaaattaa